In Rhizobium sp. CIAT894, the genomic window GATCGTGCAGCGCGACGATGCAGGTGATGCCGAGCTTCGAGATCAACCGGAGGATGTCGAGCTGGTGCTGGATATCGAGATGATTGGTCGGCTCGTCGAGCAGCAGTTCACCCGGCGCCTGCGCCAGCGAGCGCGCGATATGGACACGTTGGCGCTCGCCGCCCGACAGCGTCTGCCAGAGCTGACCCGCCCGCTCCCGCATGTCGACCCGCAACAAGGCCTCGTCGACCGCGGCATCGTCCTGCTCGCCCCAGGGCGAGAGCAGTCCGCGATGGGGCGTGCGGCCGAGCCGCACCACGTCGCGCACCGTCAGCTGCGTCTCGGTCGTCGATTGCTGCTCCACGAAGGCGATGCGCCGCGCAAGGGCTGCGCGCGACAGCGAAGCGATATCGTCTTCGCCCAGCCGGATGACGCCGCTGCGGACCTTGCGCAGGCGGCAGATCAGCCGCAGCAGGCTCGATTTGCCGGAGCCGTTCGGCCCGAGCAGGCCGAGCACCCTGCCCTTTGCCACCGTCAGGCTGACGCCATTGACGATGACCGTGTCGCCGGCGGCAAAACTCACCGCGTCGATCGTAATGCTCATGCGCTCCTCCGCACGCGATAGAGGATGACGGCGAAGGCCGGCGCGCCGAAGAGCGCGGTGACGACGCCGATCGGCAGCACCTGCTGCGGGATGATGATGCGAGAGACGATATCGGCGCCGACCATATAGATCGCGCCGCCGAGCGCCGTTGCCGGCAGCAGCCGCCGATGCCCCGGTCCGACGAGGAAGCGGGCGGCATGCGGAATGACCAGGCCGACGAACCCGATCGAGCCGACCATGCTGACGACGCTTGCCGTCATCGCCGCCGTCAGGCCGAACAGCAGGATCTGGACGCGGCGCACGGCAATGCCGAGCGAGGCGGCGGCATCCGTGCCGAAGGCGAAGGCGTCGAGCGCCCGGACATGCGCCATGCAAATGAGGAAACCGGCAAGCGCGATCGGCACCGAGAGATAGACATCCGGCCAGCGCACGCCGCTGAGCGAACCCAGAAGCCAGAACAGTATGCCGCGCGCCTGCTCGGCATTCGCCGATGTCGTGACGATATAAGAGGTCAGCGCATTGAAGAGCTGCGAGCCGGCGACGCCGCACAGGATGATGCGCTCGCCGGTTCCCCCAACCCCCGTCGCCAGGAAGCCGACCAGCAAAAAGGCGACGACTGCACCGATGAAGGCGCCGCTCGACAGGCCGAGAACACCGTAGCCGAAGCCGAGGATCATCACGCAGACAGCCCCCGTCGAGGCGCCGGCGGAGATGCCGAGCACATAGGGTTCGGCCAGCGGATTGCGTAGCAGCGCCTGCAGCACGGCGCCGCAGAGCGAGAGCGACGCGCCGGCGCTGGCAGCAACCAGTGCCCGGCTCAGCCGATAATCCCAAACGATGCCCTGGTGAATACGGCTGAGTTCGAATTGCGTGCCGAACAGCCGGTTGGAGACCGCCTCCGCTGTGGTCGCCAGCGGGATCGCGATCTCGCCGATCGAAACGGCAAGGCTGATCATCAGCCCGAGAAGAAGGAAGGCAGCAATGGTGAGCGCGCCGAGCGCCCACCATCCCTGCTGCCTGACCGACATTGCCGTCACTGCGACAGGCCGAAGGACTTGATGCCCTCCGCCAATGTCTCGATGCCGTCGATCGTGCGGATCGTCGGGTTCATCGATTGCGCGTCCATCATCACGAAGTGCTTGTTCTTGACCGCATCCAGTTCCTTGACGACAGGATCGTTCTGGAGGAAATCGATCTTCACCTTGGGATCGTCGGCGGCGTAGCGGCGCCGGTCCATGGTGGCGAGCACGATGACGGCGGGGTTCGCCTCGGAAATGGTTTCCCAGCCGACCAGCGGCCATTCCTCCTCGGTCGTGACGACATTCCTGGCGCCGATCGTCTTCAGGATATAGGCAGGCGCGCTGTTCTTGCCAGCAATGAAGGCGTCGCCATTGACCTCCTTGCTGGAGAACCAGAAGACGACCGGCAGGTTCTTGCCCGCTGCGCCCGATATCGAAGCCACAGCATCGGCCTCGCGCTTCTTCAGCTCGGAGATCAGCGCATCGCCGCGCTCCTTCACGTCGAAAATTTCAGAGAGTTCGGCGATTTCACGATAGATCAGCTCCATCGTGAACAGCTCCTTGCGCACGCCGTCGCCGCCATCGGTGTTGACCTTGGCGACGCAATCAGCCGGCGAAAGATAGGTGTTGATGCCGAGATCCTCGAACTGCTCGCGCTTGCCGACCGAGCCCTGCGCGCCGACATGCCATTCGAACTCGGCCGCCACCAGGTCGGGCTCTTGCCCGACGACGGATTCGAAGCTCGGATCATTGTCGGCAAGACGCTTTATCTTGCTGTTGGCGTCGGCATATTGCGGCAGCACCGGACCGACCCAGACGGCCGTGCCTGTGATTTTCTCGGCAAGGCCAAGCGAGAAGAGAATTTCGGTCATGCCCTGGCCGATCGAAACGATCTTCGACGGCGCCTTCTGGAACGTTACTTGTTGACCGCAATTGGTGATGGTCAAAGGATATTGGGTGGCGGCAAGGCTCGGTGCCGCAAGGCCGATCAGCCCGAAGGCAAATGTCATGGTGGCGAGAATCTGGCGCATGAAAAACCTCGATTGAAGGGAAAAAGTACGGTTATGCCGCACATGCGGCCGAAGGCACGCTGAGACGTGCGCTAACCGCAGGAGGCCCAATCGAGACGGATGCATGCCGGAATTCGGCGAAGGTTCAGAAGGTCAATCATGTCTGCTCCTTGTCCGGGCATCCCCGCCCGGTTGATTGGATCGTGATTGACGGCAGGTCTCCTGGCTTGCGGATATCCGTCGTTTCATCCGCCTTCCCGCGATATATCGCAGTGGCGGGGCTATCAGCCCTTCAGAGATGGCCGGTCGCTGGCCACAGCTGAGATGATCGACAATCCGCTTACAGTTGCGGGGGCAGCCACGGTCTCGGTCCCTACTGGGTCGTCCTCACCGTGTTCCCTATTAATCCCCTTGGAGTCATCTTCAGGGAACCGTCACACCCAGTTACGTCGCCGGCCTGGGCGACGTCAATGATTATTGCGGGGATAGGGTTGGGGTGGGTGAGAAATGGCGACGGAACGGGGAGCGCTGTTGGCCGGTG contains:
- a CDS encoding iron ABC transporter permease — protein: MSVRQQGWWALGALTIAAFLLLGLMISLAVSIGEIAIPLATTAEAVSNRLFGTQFELSRIHQGIVWDYRLSRALVAASAGASLSLCGAVLQALLRNPLAEPYVLGISAGASTGAVCVMILGFGYGVLGLSSGAFIGAVVAFLLVGFLATGVGGTGERIILCGVAGSQLFNALTSYIVTTSANAEQARGILFWLLGSLSGVRWPDVYLSVPIALAGFLICMAHVRALDAFAFGTDAAASLGIAVRRVQILLFGLTAAMTASVVSMVGSIGFVGLVIPHAARFLVGPGHRRLLPATALGGAIYMVGADIVSRIIIPQQVLPIGVVTALFGAPAFAVILYRVRRSA
- a CDS encoding ABC transporter substrate-binding protein → MRQILATMTFAFGLIGLAAPSLAATQYPLTITNCGQQVTFQKAPSKIVSIGQGMTEILFSLGLAEKITGTAVWVGPVLPQYADANSKIKRLADNDPSFESVVGQEPDLVAAEFEWHVGAQGSVGKREQFEDLGINTYLSPADCVAKVNTDGGDGVRKELFTMELIYREIAELSEIFDVKERGDALISELKKREADAVASISGAAGKNLPVVFWFSSKEVNGDAFIAGKNSAPAYILKTIGARNVVTTEEEWPLVGWETISEANPAVIVLATMDRRRYAADDPKVKIDFLQNDPVVKELDAVKNKHFVMMDAQSMNPTIRTIDGIETLAEGIKSFGLSQ
- a CDS encoding ABC transporter ATP-binding protein → MSITIDAVSFAAGDTVIVNGVSLTVAKGRVLGLLGPNGSGKSSLLRLICRLRKVRSGVIRLGEDDIASLSRAALARRIAFVEQQSTTETQLTVRDVVRLGRTPHRGLLSPWGEQDDAAVDEALLRVDMRERAGQLWQTLSGGERQRVHIARSLAQAPGELLLDEPTNHLDIQHQLDILRLISKLGITCIVALHDLNLAAMFCDSLAVLQKGEVVASGAPENVLTEDLIGQVFGVRAHVQKSAVHGRHHIQYVLD